The Candidatus Methylomirabilota bacterium genomic sequence ACCACTCCAAGTTCCACGTCGGCATCGACCTCCACAAGGATGAGGGCAAGACCCTCTTCAAGCGGCTGGCGGCGCGCGCCGACATCATGGTCGAGAACTTCCGGGCGGGAACGCTGGACCGATGGGGCATCGGTTACCGAGCACTGTCGGAGCTGAACCCCCGGCTGGTCTACGTCGCCAACTCGGGGTTCGGGCAATGGGGGCCCTTCGCCCTCGGCCGCGCGTCCTACGACGCCGTGGCCCAGACGGTTTCCGGGATGATCGGGATCACGGGCTTTCCCGGCCGCCCTCCGATCACGTGCGGGATCTTCATCGGGGACTGGTTCGGGGCCCTGATGGCGGCCACCGCGGCGCTGGTGGCGCTCCATCACCGGCGACGGAGCGGGCAGGGGCAGCTCATCGACTACGCGCAGTCGGAGGGGCTCATCCGCTCCCTCGACTGGACCTGGGTGCTGGCCGGGCTGACCGGGGAGAACCGCGGCCCGGCCGGCAACCGGGATCGCGCGCTCGGGATGGCCGACATCGTGCGCTGCCGCGACGGGTTCGTGGCGATCGCCGCCGTCACCGACACCGAGTTCCGCGGCCTGTGCCACGCCATGGGCACCCCCGCGCTCGCCGAGGATCCGCAGTACGCGACCCTGGCGGCGCGTCTGGAGCCGGCGAACGCGGCGGCCATCCTCGCCCGGGTGCGGGAATGGGCGACCGACCGGCCTCGGGCCGACCTCGAGGCGCTCTCGGAGAAGCACGGATTCGCGGCCGCCCGCGTCACGAGCGCGGCGGATCGCTACGATGACCCCCATCTCCGCGCCCGAGGGGCCGTCTGGGACTACGAGGACCCGCTCTACGGTCCGATGGTGGAACAGGGGCCGGCCCCGAAGCTCTCGGCGACCCCGGGCCGCGTCCGCTGGGCGGCGCGACCCGTCGGCTGGCACAACGAGCACGTGTTCCGCACGATCCTCGGCCTCACCCCCTCGGAGATGGAAGCCCTCGAGGCCCAGGGCGTGGTCGGGCGCTGGGCGGACCGGCTGGGCGCCAAGCCGCCCGACGACGTCCGCGCCGACCGGCCGGCCGTGTGAGGAGGCCGTGATGACACCTCCGGCTCCGGACCCGACGCTTCCCTGGACGGAGTACGCCCGGGCGCTCACCGATCCGGCCCACGCCCGGGCCAAGCCCGAGGCGCTCGACGACCTCCTCGTGCTCGACTGCTCTCAGGCGAACTTCGCCGGCCTCTTCGCCTCGTCGATCCTCGCCGAGTTCGGTGCCACCGTGATCCGGGTCGAGCCGCCCGGCGGCGACCCGGCCCGCGCCTTTTCGCCCGACGGCCTCACGCATCACGGCACCGGGCTCGCCTACCTCGTCGAGGGTCGCAACAAGCATCACGTGACGCTGAGCCTCGAGACGCCGGAGGGACGCCTGCTGCTCCGCCGGCTCGCCGCGAAGGCCGACGTCCTGATCGAGACCTTTCGCCCGGGCGTCATGGACGGCTGGGGCCTCGGCTACCGCCAGCTGAGCCTGCTCAATCCCGGCCTCGTGTACGTGGCCCTCTCGACCTATGGCCAGTTCGGGCCACGGGCGGCCTCCCCGATCCCCGACCACGACGTGACCAATCAGGCGCTGTCCGGGGTGCCCTACACGACCGGGGAGGCGGAGGGGCCTGGAGGCCCGCAGCCTCACACGGTCCCGACGCGGCAAGGCTCCTGGGCCGGGTGGTACGTCGGTGGCGGCTGGGCCGCGTTCGCGGCGCTGGCCGCCCTCGCCTGGCGGGCGACCTCGGGGCAGGGGCAGCTCTGCGACATCTCGCCGGCCGAGGGCGAGATGCGGATGACCGATTACGGCGTCCACTGGTACCACTCTCACCGGCAGGTCTGGGAGCGGACGGGAGCCTTCAACATCTCGGTCTTCCCCTACACGCTCATCAAGACCAAGGACGGCTACTCGTTCATCGCGGGGTTCTCCGACGTCAACTGGACGGGACTCACCAACATCATGGGCCGCCCCGAGCTCAAGGAGCGCTTCCCGACCGTGCGTGACCGCACGGCCGCCGACAAGCAGCCCGACATCCACCGGGAGCTCGAGGGATGGTCAGCCGGGCTGACCTCGCAGGAGGTCCTCGAGCGCGTG encodes the following:
- a CDS encoding CoA transferase gives rise to the protein MTPPAPDPTLPWTEYARALTDPAHARAKPEALDDLLVLDCSQANFAGLFASSILAEFGATVIRVEPPGGDPARAFSPDGLTHHGTGLAYLVEGRNKHHVTLSLETPEGRLLLRRLAAKADVLIETFRPGVMDGWGLGYRQLSLLNPGLVYVALSTYGQFGPRAASPIPDHDVTNQALSGVPYTTGEAEGPGGPQPHTVPTRQGSWAGWYVGGGWAAFAALAALAWRATSGQGQLCDISPAEGEMRMTDYGVHWYHSHRQVWERTGAFNISVFPYTLIKTKDGYSFIAGFSDVNWTGLTNIMGRPELKERFPTVRDRTAADKQPDIHRELEGWSAGLTSQEVLERVMDYMLQKRGPGTVATARVNSPKDTLAESHWWERGVFQRIEDAHYGTLLLQAPPWKMSATPPRVKWACRPVGADNVAIYTRYLGLPVSELEGLRGRGVI
- a CDS encoding CoA transferase, with product MADSGYFRWTAELFDRKKIFDKPEALKGIRVLELTTLILGPSTADFLGEFGAEVIKVELPPAGDTMRYVTPRGTFWKNASLGFFPENHSKFHVGIDLHKDEGKTLFKRLAARADIMVENFRAGTLDRWGIGYRALSELNPRLVYVANSGFGQWGPFALGRASYDAVAQTVSGMIGITGFPGRPPITCGIFIGDWFGALMAATAALVALHHRRRSGQGQLIDYAQSEGLIRSLDWTWVLAGLTGENRGPAGNRDRALGMADIVRCRDGFVAIAAVTDTEFRGLCHAMGTPALAEDPQYATLAARLEPANAAAILARVREWATDRPRADLEALSEKHGFAAARVTSAADRYDDPHLRARGAVWDYEDPLYGPMVEQGPAPKLSATPGRVRWAARPVGWHNEHVFRTILGLTPSEMEALEAQGVVGRWADRLGAKPPDDVRADRPAV